One window of the Williamwhitmania taraxaci genome contains the following:
- the rplU gene encoding 50S ribosomal protein L21: protein MYAIVDIAGQQFKVQKDQKIYVNRLVGEEGDQLNFDQVFMLDNDGQVVVGTPTVKDAKVSIVILNHLKGDKVIIFKKKRRKGYKMKRGFRASLTRIQIQEIVA from the coding sequence ATGTACGCGATTGTTGATATAGCAGGACAGCAGTTTAAGGTTCAGAAAGATCAGAAGATTTACGTGAACCGTTTGGTGGGTGAAGAAGGAGACCAACTTAATTTCGATCAAGTGTTCATGTTGGACAATGACGGTCAAGTGGTTGTAGGTACTCCCACCGTGAAGGATGCTAAAGTATCCATCGTTATCCTTAACCACCTAAAGGGTGATAAGGTAATTATCTTCAAAAAGAAGAGAAGAAAAGGATACAAGATGAAAAGAGGCTTCCGCGCAAGCTTAACTCGTATTCAGATTCAAGAAATAGTTGCATAA
- the rpmA gene encoding 50S ribosomal protein L27 — MAHKKGAGSSRNGRESESKRLGVKLFGGQVVKAGGIIVRQRGTVHNPGLNVGVGKDHTLYSLVEGVVSFRKKRDDKSYVSVVPAAE; from the coding sequence ATGGCACACAAAAAAGGAGCTGGTAGTTCTAGGAACGGACGTGAATCCGAAAGCAAACGTCTTGGCGTTAAGCTTTTTGGAGGACAAGTTGTTAAGGCCGGCGGAATCATCGTTCGTCAGCGTGGTACTGTTCATAATCCTGGACTAAATGTTGGTGTAGGAAAAGACCATACTCTGTATTCTCTTGTTGAAGGCGTTGTAAGCTTCCGCAAAAAAAGAGACGATAAGTCTTACGTTTCGGTTGTTCCTGCTGCCGAGTAA